A window from uncultured Desulfobacter sp. encodes these proteins:
- a CDS encoding type VI secretion system-associated FHA domain protein, with amino-acid sequence MNRLDISHQTLKEQIKAIYADTAQEGAIESHLDNVLASLDKNSRRAVLDRLIQDFEHDTGAVNQPLATNNTQENTAIDDHVLARVIKLLLGRNVSQADMNSDELLESLADSINTVFEALNQLIGTINTTLMGKQDSDQTIRQVIGYHLEGAGHGRTLDSYIGQIGKAFFESQQASKRAAHAKVKEIIRELSPDAIARDSGASRLSPMKKSKYYDEYVHKFEKIEQWFESGRFMESFLREFERNCQKISI; translated from the coding sequence ATGAACAGGTTGGACATTTCACACCAGACATTAAAAGAGCAGATCAAAGCCATTTACGCAGACACGGCCCAGGAAGGTGCCATTGAATCACACCTGGATAACGTATTGGCAAGTCTGGATAAAAACAGTCGCCGGGCGGTTCTTGACCGGCTGATTCAGGACTTTGAACATGATACCGGTGCCGTAAACCAACCGCTGGCAACGAACAACACCCAGGAAAATACGGCCATTGACGACCATGTCCTGGCACGGGTGATAAAACTGCTGCTCGGCCGGAACGTCTCCCAGGCAGACATGAACTCCGATGAACTTTTAGAAAGCCTGGCAGACTCCATCAACACCGTGTTTGAAGCCTTGAACCAGCTGATCGGCACCATCAACACCACCCTCATGGGCAAACAGGATTCAGACCAGACAATCCGCCAGGTCATCGGCTACCACCTTGAAGGTGCCGGTCACGGCCGGACACTGGACAGCTACATCGGTCAGATTGGCAAAGCCTTTTTCGAGTCCCAGCAGGCCAGCAAACGGGCAGCCCATGCAAAGGTCAAAGAGATCATCAGGGAACTGAGCCCTGACGCCATTGCCCGGGACTCCGGCGCATCCAGGCTGAGCCCCATGAAAAAGTCAAAGTACTACGACGAATATGTGCATAAATTTGAAAAAATCGAACAATGGTTTGAGTCAGGACGTTTCATGGAATCATTTTTAAGGGAATTTGAAAGAAATTGTCAGAAAATATCCATTTGA
- a CDS encoding type VI secretion protein IcmF/TssM N-terminal domain-containing protein — MKTWISLFFKIVLVLALLLFIGVAVYAAVIWAKWPVWVSPFLVAGIVGFVLAIVFIQKIIAKKREQKFVSQIIEQDNADLDLKTEKDRDAMREMQAKWKQSVEALKKSHLKKQGNPLYVLPWYMIIGKSGSGKTTAIKSADLSSSFAEVKSVSGISGTRNCDWWFFEQAILIDTAGRYSVRVDEERDKDEWQRFLQLLAKYRKKEPLNGLIVTVSVDELNTAQTQDLERQGRDLRKRVDELMRVLESKFPIYIMVTKCDLIQGMTGFCDALSEDALGQAMGIVNHGFEQDSQGLVTRCFKSMGEQIRNLRLLMMQKKGQTAAGPDLILFPKEFDGIESGLRAYVKGLFQENPYQESPLFRGIYFSSGCQEGTPFSSFLKEMGLISEQEVLPGTSRGLFLHDFFSKLLPSDRGLFTQTRRGAAWSRLTRNIGFAAWTTLIIFFCGILSFSFVKNLNIMKQAGAQFAMSRSLSGELISDIDTLEKFETAIKGVAERNRNWWIPRLGLTNSIEIEARLKEKYCRLIESRLLDPFDTKMAENMIDFNAGAPQGVYVSHVAHLVRRINCIKAKLADSDIKALTALPQPAFNTVDIGVGKEIVENVQVKINSIYLNYLSWQGDTLVMNQRMNTLEKWLARVLSMEGKPLTWLVAWANSDPSLGIYTVSNFWGRNVDDADLASVPAGFTIQGRKSIDNFIADIEHALANSLILAQKKRDFYQWYRTAYFDAWFGFITDFDKGRTRIPRREQWLELSNRMGRKKGPYMSLLDTVPKELAYFSKTQTDTPAHQIPDWVSLTKDLSTLNIQAEALRRAPKASSGMLGQAATAVKKGMDSVKTDPADLLHGMDPETMLRAAKNLMIYQDNLAALAPMVVSRRAAFDMANTLYTEDPATSEIPFFKARKAFKTLKPMPAYQGKETDLIWDLLEGPLNFFHQFALNEAACTLQKEWEQGVLMEMQGLAGDQNKNDLLLGQDGYVTKFINGPGKPFIKRTLKKGYQANVLDGKSISFDPYFFKFLTRGIRAGKPMKPNYTVKISGMPTSANDESQFQPHATVLELICSDKTTTLENLNFPVQNTFRWSPTSECDTMFTVKIGSLDLVKRYEGNLSFPKFLNEFPNGHHTFTPADFPEHSQDLTRMGVKAIRVRYQMQGNSTVAGLVNATPGRVPGEIVTCWK, encoded by the coding sequence ATGAAAACCTGGATCTCTTTATTTTTTAAAATTGTTCTGGTGCTGGCGCTTCTACTTTTTATTGGCGTTGCGGTTTATGCGGCCGTTATCTGGGCCAAATGGCCGGTCTGGGTCAGCCCGTTTCTTGTGGCCGGCATCGTCGGATTTGTGCTGGCCATTGTTTTCATACAGAAAATCATTGCCAAAAAACGGGAGCAAAAATTTGTCAGCCAGATCATTGAGCAGGACAATGCCGACCTGGATCTTAAAACGGAAAAAGACCGTGACGCCATGCGGGAGATGCAGGCCAAATGGAAGCAGTCTGTGGAGGCATTGAAAAAATCCCACCTGAAAAAACAGGGAAATCCCTTGTATGTGCTGCCCTGGTACATGATCATCGGCAAAAGCGGGTCCGGCAAAACCACCGCCATTAAAAGCGCGGACCTGTCATCATCCTTTGCCGAAGTCAAAAGCGTATCCGGGATCTCGGGCACACGGAACTGCGACTGGTGGTTTTTTGAACAGGCCATCCTCATTGATACGGCCGGCCGCTATTCGGTACGGGTGGATGAGGAACGGGACAAGGATGAATGGCAGCGTTTTCTGCAGCTGTTGGCCAAATACAGAAAAAAAGAACCCCTGAACGGCCTGATTGTCACAGTATCTGTTGATGAACTGAACACCGCCCAAACCCAAGACCTTGAACGCCAGGGCCGGGATCTCCGCAAGCGGGTGGACGAATTGATGCGGGTTCTGGAATCAAAATTTCCCATCTATATCATGGTGACCAAATGTGATTTAATCCAGGGAATGACCGGCTTTTGCGATGCCCTCAGTGAAGATGCCCTGGGCCAGGCCATGGGTATTGTCAACCATGGATTTGAACAAGATTCCCAGGGCCTTGTCACCCGGTGTTTCAAAAGCATGGGCGAACAGATCCGAAATTTAAGGCTCTTAATGATGCAAAAAAAAGGGCAGACCGCAGCAGGCCCTGATCTGATTTTGTTTCCCAAGGAATTTGACGGCATTGAATCCGGTTTAAGGGCCTATGTCAAAGGTCTGTTCCAGGAAAATCCATACCAGGAGTCCCCTTTGTTCCGGGGCATCTACTTTAGTTCCGGCTGCCAGGAAGGCACCCCGTTTTCAAGCTTTTTAAAAGAGATGGGACTGATCAGCGAACAGGAGGTGCTGCCCGGCACCAGCCGCGGCCTGTTTCTCCATGATTTTTTCTCCAAACTGCTGCCCTCGGACCGGGGGCTTTTTACCCAGACCCGGCGCGGGGCGGCCTGGTCACGACTGACCCGGAATATCGGTTTTGCGGCCTGGACCACATTAATTATCTTTTTCTGCGGCATATTAAGTTTTTCATTTGTGAAAAATTTAAACATCATGAAGCAGGCCGGCGCCCAGTTTGCAATGTCCAGATCATTGTCCGGCGAACTGATCTCGGACATCGACACGTTAGAGAAATTTGAAACCGCGATCAAAGGCGTGGCAGAACGCAACCGGAACTGGTGGATTCCCAGGTTGGGCCTGACCAACAGCATTGAGATTGAAGCCCGGCTAAAAGAAAAATACTGCCGTTTGATCGAATCCAGGTTGCTCGATCCATTTGACACAAAAATGGCTGAGAACATGATTGATTTTAACGCAGGGGCTCCCCAAGGGGTCTATGTCAGCCATGTGGCGCACCTTGTCCGGCGTATCAACTGCATTAAAGCCAAATTGGCGGACAGTGACATAAAAGCGTTGACGGCCCTGCCCCAGCCGGCATTTAACACCGTGGATATCGGGGTGGGCAAAGAGATTGTTGAAAATGTTCAGGTGAAGATCAACAGCATCTACCTGAACTATCTGTCATGGCAGGGGGATACCCTGGTCATGAACCAGCGGATGAACACCCTTGAAAAATGGCTGGCCCGTGTGCTCTCCATGGAGGGCAAGCCCCTGACCTGGTTAGTGGCCTGGGCCAACAGCGACCCGTCTCTGGGCATCTACACCGTTTCAAATTTCTGGGGCAGGAACGTTGATGACGCGGATCTGGCATCGGTACCGGCCGGATTTACTATCCAGGGCCGCAAATCCATTGACAATTTCATTGCCGACATTGAACATGCCCTGGCAAATTCATTGATCCTTGCCCAAAAAAAACGTGATTTCTATCAATGGTACCGCACCGCATATTTTGATGCCTGGTTTGGATTTATCACTGATTTTGACAAGGGCCGAACGCGTATCCCCCGCCGGGAACAATGGCTGGAACTGAGCAATCGTATGGGCCGAAAAAAAGGGCCGTATATGTCATTGCTTGATACGGTGCCCAAAGAGCTGGCCTATTTTTCAAAGACACAGACAGACACCCCAGCCCACCAGATACCGGACTGGGTCAGTCTTACAAAAGATTTAAGCACCCTTAATATCCAGGCAGAGGCCCTTCGCAGAGCCCCCAAAGCATCATCGGGCATGCTGGGCCAGGCGGCCACAGCAGTAAAAAAAGGCATGGACAGTGTCAAAACCGACCCTGCCGATTTGCTGCACGGCATGGACCCAGAAACCATGCTCAGAGCAGCCAAAAACCTGATGATATACCAGGACAACCTGGCCGCCCTGGCGCCCATGGTGGTGAGCCGGCGCGCAGCCTTTGACATGGCAAACACGTTATATACAGAAGATCCCGCCACCAGCGAGATCCCGTTTTTTAAGGCCAGAAAAGCGTTCAAAACCTTGAAACCCATGCCGGCCTACCAGGGCAAAGAGACGGATCTGATATGGGATCTGCTGGAAGGCCCGCTGAATTTTTTCCACCAATTTGCCCTGAACGAAGCGGCCTGTACACTCCAGAAGGAGTGGGAGCAGGGCGTCCTGATGGAGATGCAGGGCCTCGCTGGCGACCAGAATAAAAACGACCTGCTGTTAGGCCAGGACGGATATGTCACAAAATTCATCAACGGCCCGGGCAAACCGTTTATCAAACGGACCCTGAAAAAAGGCTACCAGGCTAATGTGTTAGACGGAAAAAGCATCTCCTTTGACCCGTATTTTTTCAAATTTTTAACCCGGGGCATCCGTGCGGGCAAACCAATGAAGCCCAACTATACCGTGAAGATCTCAGGTATGCCCACCAGCGCCAATGATGAATCTCAGTTCCAGCCCCATGCCACCGTACTCGAACTGATCTGTTCGGATAAAACCACCACCCTTGAAAACTTAAACTTTCCGGTCCAGAACACCTTCAGGTGGTCCCCGACATCCGAATGCGACACCATGTTTACCGTTAAAATCGGCAGTCTTGACTTGGTAAAGCGATATGAAGGGAACCTATCCTTTCCTAAATTTTTAAACGAGTTTCCCAACGGGCATCACACGTTTACGCCGGCGGATTTCCCCGAACATAGCCAGGACCTGACACGTATGGGTGTCAAAGCCATACGGGTCAGATACCAGATGCAAGGAAACAGTACGGTGGCAGGCCTTGTCAATGCGACACCGGGAAGGGTTCCCGGGGAGATTGTCACATGCTGGAAATAG
- the tssA gene encoding type VI secretion system protein TssA, translated as MDMEAILRPIDGENPSGEDLRYTTVYDDIQEARRADEVLEQGDWQHELKTSDWATVFSIAQDALTNRTKDIQIAAWLLEALTATRGFEGLAQGLEILSQLLEQFWDTIYPEIDDGDLDYRVGPLEFINDKLWFPVKEIAVTEPGATSGYSWNHWQESRHVGYEKDTVDQYGDEIETKKKARDEQIAEGKLTAEEFDGAVAASSKQFYETLASHTSQCMDFFNRLDAVVDEKFGNEAPRLAEIKSSIEACNHLVGQFLKDKKGDEPDEPEESDSQETEPPPTNDRRIENATVSEPVAATATAAPQTQRIASGQIGAFRVNRFLGGAGIEEAVWQDALLKLGKEGIKPALEQLLGASCSAQSVREKTNFKLLMARLCLKGNRPDIARPIVEELNTLIEDLALDRWESPIWIAEALGTLYQCLTAEGSSDDDHYRARDILTRLCTLDVTKAMEYSNP; from the coding sequence ATGGATATGGAGGCCATTTTAAGGCCCATTGACGGTGAAAATCCCTCGGGGGAAGATCTTCGGTATACGACTGTTTATGACGACATCCAGGAGGCAAGACGGGCCGATGAGGTTCTGGAACAAGGCGACTGGCAGCATGAGTTGAAAACATCGGACTGGGCGACAGTGTTCAGCATTGCCCAGGACGCACTGACCAACCGGACAAAAGACATTCAAATCGCCGCCTGGCTCCTGGAAGCATTAACCGCAACCCGGGGATTTGAAGGGCTGGCCCAGGGGCTTGAAATCTTAAGCCAATTACTGGAACAATTCTGGGATACCATTTATCCTGAAATTGACGACGGGGATCTTGACTACCGGGTGGGCCCCCTTGAATTTATCAATGATAAACTATGGTTTCCTGTCAAAGAGATTGCCGTGACAGAGCCTGGGGCAACCTCTGGATATTCCTGGAACCACTGGCAGGAATCCAGGCATGTGGGGTATGAAAAGGACACCGTAGATCAATACGGGGATGAGATTGAGACTAAAAAAAAGGCCCGGGATGAGCAGATTGCCGAAGGAAAACTGACAGCCGAAGAATTTGACGGTGCCGTAGCCGCATCGTCAAAACAATTTTATGAAACGCTGGCATCCCATACATCCCAATGTATGGATTTTTTCAACCGGCTGGATGCCGTTGTGGACGAAAAATTCGGCAATGAGGCCCCAAGACTTGCGGAAATAAAATCTTCGATTGAAGCCTGCAACCACCTGGTCGGTCAGTTTTTAAAAGACAAAAAAGGCGATGAGCCGGATGAACCCGAGGAATCCGATTCCCAGGAAACCGAGCCGCCCCCGACAAATGACCGGAGGATTGAAAACGCAACCGTCAGTGAACCGGTTGCAGCAACAGCGACGGCAGCCCCTCAAACCCAGCGAATCGCCTCCGGTCAAATCGGGGCGTTCAGGGTCAACCGGTTTCTTGGGGGCGCCGGTATTGAAGAAGCCGTGTGGCAGGATGCACTGTTGAAACTCGGCAAGGAGGGCATCAAACCGGCCCTGGAACAGTTGCTCGGGGCTTCATGCAGCGCCCAGTCCGTGCGGGAAAAAACCAACTTCAAGCTGCTCATGGCACGACTCTGCCTGAAGGGCAACCGGCCGGATATCGCCAGGCCCATTGTGGAAGAGCTCAACACATTAATTGAAGACCTCGCCCTGGACCGCTGGGAATCGCCCATATGGATTGCCGAAGCCCTGGGCACCCTATACCAGTGTCTGACAGCCGAGGGCAGTTCCGATGATGATCATTACAGAGCCAGGGACATTTTAACCCGGCTGTGCACCCTGGACGTCACCAAAGCAATGGAATATTCAAACCCTTAA
- the tagF gene encoding type VI secretion system-associated protein TagF, producing MLEIADTAYQFKISAFGKHPAFDDFFSIQVESPITRALVAWIEKAVGQHPPAHQKATSCSYRFWTKGIKNYDLTLGLVRDSSDRMGRPYPLLITAGVAIKNWQKTWQDIFSIFEPVFRTFEASAAGRHDDFKSFETELRNINVQRVNAPGKTVDKLPHSILAFYKQDGKENRLSLPVSKLLAAFENTGVKPDTWGFFKKYPPIPGAVFLGGVPDMPMIHMFNRPLRAQDFNRLFEL from the coding sequence ATGCTGGAAATAGCGGATACGGCTTATCAGTTTAAGATCTCTGCATTCGGCAAACATCCGGCCTTTGACGATTTTTTTTCAATTCAGGTTGAATCGCCCATAACCCGGGCACTTGTGGCCTGGATTGAAAAAGCGGTCGGCCAACACCCCCCGGCCCACCAAAAGGCCACAAGCTGTTCCTATCGCTTCTGGACAAAAGGAATAAAAAATTACGATCTTACTTTAGGCCTGGTCCGGGACAGCAGTGACCGGATGGGCCGGCCCTACCCCTTGCTGATAACAGCCGGTGTGGCCATTAAAAACTGGCAGAAAACCTGGCAGGATATTTTTTCGATATTTGAGCCTGTTTTTAGAACCTTTGAAGCATCGGCAGCCGGCAGACACGACGATTTCAAATCCTTTGAAACCGAATTGCGGAACATTAACGTGCAGCGTGTCAATGCCCCGGGCAAAACCGTTGACAAGCTACCCCATAGTATTCTGGCATTTTATAAACAGGATGGAAAAGAAAACCGGTTGAGTCTGCCGGTGTCAAAACTGTTGGCAGCATTTGAAAATACCGGGGTAAAACCGGATACATGGGGCTTTTTTAAAAAATATCCCCCGATACCCGGTGCCGTATTTCTGGGCGGCGTGCCGGATATGCCCATGATACATATGTTTAACCGTCCGCTTCGGGCACAGGATTTTAACCGGCTTTTTGAATTGTAA
- a CDS encoding DotU family type IV/VI secretion system protein, producing MRLSDCFTDMMAYTIILYKKNGTNTIAFDQARAHINRLIIESQTLCDNAHLPREDYELAKFAVFAWIDEIIMRSGWEGKTYWQSEQLQRIYFNTSDAGERFFQKMNTIGPHQNQVREVYYICLSLGFTGQYHNQGDEMLIEQLRLSNLKLLTGSSMDLPDLDGMQLFPEAYIKDHSTSPQMRSRGFSLINAAAFAAPVVVFGLLFVIYKFVLHNVGETLISRIP from the coding sequence ATGCGCCTTTCCGACTGTTTCACCGACATGATGGCCTATACCATTATTCTCTACAAAAAAAACGGGACAAACACCATTGCCTTTGACCAGGCCCGGGCCCACATCAACCGGCTGATCATTGAAAGCCAGACCCTGTGCGACAATGCCCATCTGCCAAGGGAAGATTATGAGCTTGCCAAATTTGCGGTGTTTGCCTGGATAGATGAAATCATCATGCGGTCCGGCTGGGAAGGCAAAACCTATTGGCAAAGCGAACAGCTCCAGCGAATCTACTTTAACACCTCGGATGCGGGAGAACGCTTCTTCCAGAAAATGAACACCATCGGCCCCCACCAGAACCAGGTGCGTGAGGTCTACTACATATGCTTAAGTCTCGGCTTTACCGGCCAATACCACAACCAGGGGGATGAGATGCTCATTGAGCAGCTCAGGCTTTCGAACCTAAAACTGTTAACGGGCAGTTCCATGGATCTGCCGGATCTTGATGGCATGCAGCTGTTCCCCGAGGCCTATATCAAAGATCACAGCACATCGCCCCAAATGCGATCCAGAGGGTTTTCCCTCATAAATGCCGCAGCCTTTGCCGCCCCGGTGGTGGTCTTCGGCCTGCTCTTTGTCATCTACAAATTTGTACTGCATAACGTTGGCGAGACCCTAATCAGCAGGATACCGTAA
- the tssK gene encoding type VI secretion system baseplate subunit TssK has product MVKPIFWHQGLFLQPHHFQLNDLYNRSLLDPWYKYNVPYFWGVGHVDIDQGALANFVFDVPKGEFIFPDYSHVILGDNAQLYARSFETAWADSGKSFTVYIGIKKLDHAGSNVGIVPDLNQGENLNSRFIFAGAPQEMDDIHGDGPKAEIKQMQFLVKIFWETEIKHQGNFHLIPIARLKRSLEEVKIDTRFIPPCLCLSGCDTLSGIVKEIRDQLSAKARQLESVKRTKGVHTAEFGSRDMVYMMALRSLNRYLPLLEHVTGTTLAAPWSVYGILRQIIGELSSFSAEVSANGELADGTTLVTDYDHKQLWECFTQAQHLITRLLDEITAGPEYIIPLHFDGTYFTAELAPNLFEGSGRFYLMLESEASAASVTESVKHIAKLSARESLPILIAQSLPGARLNALETIPQELPRKSNAVYFQIDHTSKLWAPVEAGNNIALYWDTAPDDLKVELMIVRRN; this is encoded by the coding sequence ATGGTTAAACCGATTTTCTGGCACCAGGGGCTTTTCCTGCAGCCCCACCATTTCCAGCTCAATGATCTGTATAACCGGTCGCTTCTGGACCCATGGTATAAATACAACGTCCCGTACTTCTGGGGCGTGGGCCATGTGGACATTGATCAGGGAGCCCTTGCCAATTTTGTGTTTGACGTCCCCAAAGGCGAGTTCATCTTCCCCGATTATTCCCATGTCATACTCGGAGACAATGCACAACTGTATGCCCGCTCATTTGAAACGGCATGGGCCGACAGCGGCAAATCATTTACCGTTTATATAGGCATAAAAAAACTGGACCACGCCGGAAGCAATGTCGGCATTGTACCGGACCTAAATCAAGGTGAAAATCTGAACAGCCGGTTTATTTTTGCAGGTGCCCCCCAGGAAATGGACGACATTCACGGAGACGGCCCTAAAGCTGAAATCAAACAGATGCAGTTCCTGGTCAAAATTTTCTGGGAAACGGAAATTAAGCACCAGGGCAATTTTCACCTGATCCCCATTGCACGCCTGAAACGCAGTCTTGAAGAGGTGAAAATCGATACCCGGTTCATACCGCCCTGTTTATGCCTTTCCGGCTGCGACACGCTTTCAGGCATTGTCAAAGAGATCCGGGACCAGTTGTCGGCCAAGGCACGGCAGCTTGAATCGGTGAAGCGGACCAAGGGCGTTCACACCGCAGAGTTCGGCTCCAGGGATATGGTATACATGATGGCTCTGCGTTCGTTGAACCGGTATCTGCCGTTGCTTGAACATGTCACCGGTACCACCCTGGCCGCCCCCTGGTCGGTGTACGGTATTTTACGGCAGATTATCGGTGAACTCTCCTCTTTTTCAGCAGAGGTATCTGCCAACGGCGAACTTGCCGACGGCACCACCCTGGTCACGGACTACGACCACAAACAATTATGGGAATGCTTTACCCAGGCCCAGCATCTGATCACCCGTCTGCTTGATGAAATCACGGCAGGCCCCGAATATATCATCCCGCTTCACTTTGACGGCACCTATTTCACCGCCGAACTTGCCCCCAATTTATTTGAAGGATCGGGCAGATTTTACCTGATGCTTGAATCCGAAGCCAGTGCCGCCAGCGTCACCGAATCCGTCAAACACATTGCCAAGCTCAGTGCCAGGGAGTCGCTGCCCATTCTCATTGCGCAATCGTTGCCCGGGGCAAGGCTCAATGCGTTGGAAACCATTCCCCAGGAACTGCCCAGAAAGTCCAATGCGGTATATTTTCAGATCGATCACACCAGCAAGCTGTGGGCACCGGTGGAAGCCGGCAACAACATCGCCCTGTACTGGGATACGGCCCCGGATGACCTGAAGGTCGAACTGATGATCGTAAGGAGAAATTAA
- a CDS encoding class I SAM-dependent methyltransferase: MENSERYQAQAQMLANRVTKRFKHLYKRFAKQNLEVFRLYDWDIPEIRAVVDWYAGHLVVGEYAREQSTPDWLPLMGKAVAQALDVPQENLHLKIRKAGIKDGARYQRINTKNEKIPMWERDLQFLVNPSDYVDTGLFSDHRNTRMMVREIARGKDFLNLYCYTGAFSCYAAKGGAASTLSVDRSETAITWVKENLALNGLAAACHTQVQMDTFDFLKKAVRLEHRYDLAVVDPPSYSTTRMNDKHFDIAKDYPFLLNQVFKLMRPGSTVFFSTNHQNFSLAEHKLDVRDIKEITQETIPEDYASKKKQIHRCWRICLDA; this comes from the coding sequence ATGGAAAACAGTGAAAGATACCAAGCCCAGGCCCAAATGCTGGCCAACCGGGTAACAAAAAGATTCAAGCACCTGTATAAACGCTTCGCCAAACAAAACCTGGAGGTTTTCCGGCTGTATGACTGGGACATCCCCGAGATCAGGGCGGTGGTGGACTGGTACGCCGGCCATCTTGTGGTGGGAGAATATGCCAGAGAACAGTCCACCCCGGACTGGCTGCCCCTGATGGGAAAAGCGGTCGCCCAGGCCCTTGACGTCCCCCAGGAAAATCTGCACCTTAAAATCCGAAAAGCAGGCATCAAGGACGGGGCACGGTACCAAAGAATTAATACAAAAAATGAAAAAATCCCCATGTGGGAGCGGGATCTTCAGTTTCTGGTCAACCCCAGCGACTATGTGGATACGGGACTTTTTTCCGACCACAGAAACACCCGGATGATGGTCCGGGAGATCGCCCGGGGCAAGGATTTTCTAAACCTCTATTGCTACACAGGGGCCTTCTCCTGCTATGCGGCCAAGGGCGGAGCGGCCTCCACCCTGTCCGTAGACCGCTCGGAAACCGCCATCACCTGGGTCAAAGAGAATCTGGCCCTGAACGGGTTAGCGGCCGCCTGCCACACCCAGGTCCAGATGGATACCTTTGATTTCTTGAAAAAAGCGGTTCGACTCGAACACAGATACGACCTGGCTGTGGTTGACCCACCCTCCTATTCCACAACACGCATGAACGATAAACACTTTGATATTGCAAAAGACTATCCGTTTTTGCTTAACCAGGTATTTAAGCTCATGCGCCCGGGAAGCACGGTGTTTTTTTCCACCAACCACCAGAATTTCTCCCTGGCTGAACACAAGCTGGACGTCCGTGATATTAAAGAGATCACCCAGGAGACGATCCCCGAGGATTATGCATCCAAGAAAAAACAGATCCACCGGTGCTGGCGAATCTGTCTCGACGCTTGA
- the tssJ gene encoding type VI secretion system lipoprotein TssJ — protein MKNILIIPACLCALLTLFACSKKEIPPPQWAYEKDAVKIQVVADPMLNQDNKKAHTLYTCFYQLKDPNGFNQLCSDQSGLYKLLACKVFDSSVASSKHLIVNPGETTTIVMNRAESAKYLAIVAGYYTLEKDRITRLVEIPVVIEEKGFFSKERKKMPAPLDLTIYLGPQQIDKVETKVPEER, from the coding sequence TTGAAAAATATTCTTATAATACCGGCTTGTTTGTGTGCGTTACTCACGCTTTTTGCCTGTTCAAAAAAAGAGATCCCCCCGCCCCAGTGGGCCTACGAAAAAGATGCAGTGAAAATTCAAGTTGTGGCAGACCCCATGCTCAACCAGGATAATAAAAAGGCCCACACGCTTTACACCTGTTTTTACCAGCTCAAGGATCCCAATGGATTCAACCAGCTTTGTTCCGATCAAAGCGGGCTGTATAAACTGCTTGCATGCAAAGTGTTTGATTCAAGTGTGGCGTCATCCAAGCATCTGATCGTCAATCCCGGGGAAACCACCACCATCGTCATGAACCGGGCGGAAAGTGCAAAATACCTGGCAATTGTGGCCGGATATTATACCCTTGAAAAAGACCGGATCACCCGCCTTGTGGAAATTCCCGTCGTGATCGAAGAAAAAGGATTTTTCTCCAAGGAACGCAAGAAAATGCCCGCACCGTTGGACCTTACGATCTATCTTGGACCCCAACAGATCGACAAAGTTGAGACCAAGGTGCCCGAAGAAAGGTAG